A genomic segment from Paramixta manurensis encodes:
- the queE gene encoding 7-carboxy-7-deazaguanine synthase QueE gives MQYPINEMFQTLQGEGFYTGVPAIFIRLQGCPVGCSWCDTKHTWDKLANRETRLSEILVKTVESDAWGAADALMLIETIRQHGWTARHVVITGGEPAIHDLTPLTLALEQQGFSCQIETSGTHEVRCSAQTWVTVSPKVNMRGGYDVLQQALTRADEIKHPVARQRDVDALDALLATLSDDKSRIIALQPISQKQEATRLCIETCIARNWRLSMQTHKYLNIA, from the coding sequence ATGCAGTACCCGATTAATGAAATGTTCCAGACATTGCAGGGCGAAGGTTTTTATACCGGCGTCCCGGCAATCTTTATCCGTCTACAGGGATGCCCGGTCGGTTGTAGCTGGTGCGATACTAAACATACCTGGGATAAGCTGGCTAATCGGGAAACGCGGCTTTCTGAGATCCTGGTTAAAACCGTGGAGAGTGACGCCTGGGGCGCCGCCGATGCGCTCATGCTGATCGAAACTATCCGTCAGCATGGCTGGACCGCGCGCCATGTGGTGATCACCGGCGGCGAACCGGCGATTCATGACTTAACCCCGCTGACCCTCGCGTTAGAACAACAAGGTTTCAGTTGCCAGATAGAAACCAGCGGTACCCATGAAGTGCGCTGTAGCGCGCAGACGTGGGTGACGGTCTCGCCGAAGGTCAATATGCGTGGTGGCTATGATGTGTTGCAGCAGGCGCTGACCCGCGCCGATGAAATTAAGCATCCGGTTGCACGCCAGCGCGATGTTGATGCGCTAGATGCCTTACTGGCAACCTTGAGCGACGATAAATCGCGCATTATCGCCCTGCAGCCGATTAGCCAGAAACAGGAGGCGACGCGGTTGTGTATTGAAACCTGCATTGCGCGTAACTGGCGTTTATCGATGCAGACCCATAAATACCTGAATATTGCCTGA
- a CDS encoding LysR family transcriptional regulator, with protein sequence MDRLIASKVFVTIVERKSLSAAAEALMMSRGMVTRYLAQMEEWAGARLLHRTTRRLSLTAPGERALARCRDLLALAEEIEQDQLHHSQELTGVLRVSCSFSLAWSAISVALTEFQQRHPGVQIDMQISNQRINLVEERIDLALRIASELEPNLIARPLGVCRSVLCASPAWVAQHGQPLSPDDLRHHNCLTYSNFGKSLWHFTRDEWQTAVAVSGNLSANDSFFLLSATLTGAGISMQPLHSAAEWLARGELVPILPEYQLDNMGIYGIYSSRRQLLPALRALIDFLADWFANSPQWQALC encoded by the coding sequence ATGGATAGGCTGATCGCCAGTAAAGTCTTTGTCACCATTGTTGAGCGTAAAAGCCTGTCAGCGGCGGCGGAAGCGTTGATGATGTCACGCGGCATGGTGACGCGCTATTTGGCGCAAATGGAAGAGTGGGCCGGGGCGCGATTATTGCACCGGACCACTCGTCGCCTAAGCCTGACGGCGCCAGGCGAACGTGCGTTGGCACGCTGCCGGGATTTGTTGGCGCTGGCGGAGGAGATAGAACAAGACCAGTTGCATCATAGCCAAGAGCTTACCGGGGTGTTACGTGTCTCTTGTTCATTTTCGCTTGCCTGGAGTGCTATCTCGGTCGCGCTAACTGAATTCCAACAACGCCATCCCGGCGTACAGATCGATATGCAGATTAGCAACCAGCGTATTAATCTGGTTGAAGAGCGCATCGATCTGGCGCTCCGTATTGCCAGCGAACTGGAACCCAACCTGATCGCGCGCCCGCTGGGCGTTTGTCGCTCAGTATTATGCGCTTCGCCAGCGTGGGTGGCGCAACATGGGCAACCGCTGTCGCCGGATGATTTACGCCACCATAATTGCCTGACCTATTCCAACTTTGGTAAAAGCTTGTGGCATTTTACCCGTGACGAGTGGCAAACCGCTGTCGCGGTCAGCGGGAATCTCAGCGCTAACGACTCCTTCTTTTTGCTTAGCGCGACATTGACCGGCGCGGGAATCAGTATGCAGCCACTCCATTCGGCGGCGGAATGGCTGGCGCGCGGGGAACTGGTACCGATTTTGCCAGAGTACCAACTAGACAATATGGGAATCTATGGCATTTATAGCTCACGGCGCCAGCTATTACCGGCGTTGCGCGCGTTGATTGACTTTCTTGCCGACTGGTTCGCCAACTCGCCACAGTGGCAAGCGTTATGCTGA
- a CDS encoding MBL fold metallo-hydrolase → MRLLPLLALGLLAASGSSALFAAETLTVDVYNPGADSLFPVSSEIVSGPHEVALIDAQFQRNDAQELVKRIKTSGKKLTTVFISQSDPDFYFGLETIKAAFPQAKILATPQTVEQIKKTQQIKLSYWGPQLKENAPTAVVIPEPLKGNHFTVDGMRVEVKGLTGPNAAHSWLWVPSLKTVMGGVVVTGDNMHVWLADAQTKQARAAWLQTLDAIRALKPARVIPGHFLPGADESIRSVNFTRDYIRNVERALPGSANAAALINTIKTRYPDLKDESSLALSAKVLKGEMSWP, encoded by the coding sequence ATGAGACTGCTCCCTTTACTCGCATTAGGTCTGCTGGCCGCTAGTGGTTCTTCCGCCTTATTCGCTGCCGAGACGCTGACTGTCGATGTCTATAACCCTGGCGCGGATAGCCTGTTTCCGGTGAGTTCGGAAATTGTCTCCGGGCCGCATGAAGTGGCGCTGATTGACGCACAATTCCAGCGTAACGACGCGCAAGAGTTGGTTAAACGCATTAAAACCAGCGGGAAAAAGCTGACCACGGTGTTTATTAGCCAGTCCGACCCGGATTTTTATTTCGGGCTTGAAACCATCAAAGCGGCGTTCCCCCAAGCGAAAATTCTCGCCACGCCGCAAACCGTTGAACAAATCAAAAAGACGCAGCAAATTAAGCTGAGTTACTGGGGGCCGCAGCTAAAAGAGAATGCGCCCACCGCCGTGGTTATTCCTGAGCCGTTAAAGGGCAACCACTTTACCGTTGATGGCATGCGCGTTGAGGTGAAAGGCTTAACAGGGCCCAATGCCGCACATAGCTGGCTCTGGGTGCCGTCGCTTAAAACGGTAATGGGCGGAGTGGTGGTTACTGGCGATAATATGCATGTCTGGCTAGCCGATGCGCAGACCAAACAGGCGCGGGCGGCGTGGTTACAAACGCTTGACGCCATTCGGGCGCTGAAACCGGCACGCGTTATCCCCGGCCATTTTCTACCGGGCGCGGATGAAAGCATTCGCTCGGTGAACTTTACGCGCGATTATATCCGGAACGTGGAGCGCGCTTTACCCGGCAGCGCCAACGCCGCCGCGTTGATTAACACCATCAAAACCCGCTATCCCGATCTGAAGGATGAGTCGAGCCTGGCGTTAAGCGCAAAGGTGTTGAAAGGAGAGATGTCCTGGCCCTAG
- a CDS encoding acyltransferase family protein yields MKYRADIDGLRALAVLPVIAYHMGLQALPGGFTGVDIFFVISGYLICGIIYQNASRDSFSYLEFYKRRCLRILPPLFVVLFATLLFGYHHLLPSQFTELSNSALAATLFSSNLYFWQQTGYFAGPAELKPLLHTWSLAVEEQFYIVFPVVLLLAMRWFRHRLTHVMLLIIAGSFLLSIVGVLKRPDFTFYLLPTRAWELALGGIISVSGLESSMVRVRQGAKHALSLVGLALIVFGFVWLNTDKPFPSWNALWPCVGSFLIILAGREALVNRLLALKPVVYIGMISYCLYLWHWPIIVYSKMFFNFGDGTRDLAIIAATFGLAVASRYLIEIPFRYKLSALRPGGIVSASAGGVVALALGTLYIGHFNNNAGQFSHEALTVAQFSQYHGTDEYHYQFRNGVCFFDGNNEAKGSYQRDRCLKMSGKAKNYLLIGDSHGAHLWRALSNKAGKEINLMQATAAGCKPVMRQSVHNKCSELMDYVYQSWLPAHRVDGVIISARWLHNDFAALHASIQALKGVTQNIIVMGPTIEYAEALPDLLAYQQDGRKDLVAKSINKEIKQTDVALRQAMRREQVEYISVYQIVCPHDVCHPLASNGQPSAFDYGHFTLSGANDVAQAALQQIHHDGLM; encoded by the coding sequence ATGAAATACCGTGCTGACATAGATGGTCTGCGCGCGCTGGCGGTGTTACCGGTGATTGCTTACCATATGGGCCTGCAAGCGCTACCGGGTGGGTTTACCGGCGTTGATATTTTTTTCGTGATTTCGGGTTACCTCATCTGCGGTATCATTTATCAAAATGCCAGCCGTGATTCATTCTCTTACCTTGAGTTTTATAAGCGGCGTTGCCTGCGTATTCTGCCGCCACTGTTTGTGGTGCTGTTTGCCACGTTGTTATTTGGTTATCACCATCTTTTACCGTCCCAATTTACCGAGCTTAGTAACAGCGCGCTGGCCGCTACGCTGTTTTCTTCCAATCTCTATTTCTGGCAGCAAACCGGTTATTTCGCCGGGCCCGCTGAGCTAAAACCGCTGCTACACACGTGGTCGTTGGCGGTAGAAGAGCAGTTCTATATTGTGTTCCCGGTAGTTCTCTTGCTGGCGATGCGTTGGTTTCGCCACCGCCTTACCCACGTAATGCTGCTGATTATTGCCGGATCGTTTCTATTGAGTATTGTCGGGGTATTAAAGCGACCTGACTTTACCTTCTACCTGTTACCCACTCGTGCCTGGGAGCTGGCGCTGGGCGGCATTATCTCGGTCTCCGGGCTGGAAAGCAGTATGGTAAGAGTGAGGCAAGGCGCCAAACATGCCCTCAGTCTGGTGGGGCTGGCGCTAATTGTGTTCGGTTTTGTGTGGCTCAATACCGATAAACCGTTTCCCTCCTGGAATGCATTATGGCCTTGCGTAGGCAGCTTCCTGATTATTCTTGCCGGGCGTGAAGCGCTGGTGAACCGCCTGTTAGCGTTAAAGCCGGTAGTCTATATCGGCATGATCTCTTATTGTCTGTATCTCTGGCACTGGCCGATTATCGTCTATAGCAAAATGTTCTTTAATTTTGGCGACGGTACGCGCGACTTGGCGATTATTGCCGCGACCTTTGGGCTGGCGGTTGCTTCACGTTATCTGATTGAGATTCCGTTCCGCTACAAGCTTTCTGCCTTGCGCCCTGGCGGCATTGTCAGCGCATCGGCGGGGGGCGTAGTGGCGTTGGCGCTAGGGACGCTCTATATCGGCCATTTTAACAATAATGCCGGGCAATTCTCCCACGAAGCATTAACCGTGGCGCAGTTTTCCCAGTATCACGGCACCGACGAGTACCACTATCAATTTCGCAATGGCGTTTGCTTCTTTGACGGCAATAATGAGGCGAAAGGCAGTTATCAACGCGATCGCTGCCTGAAAATGTCCGGTAAGGCGAAAAACTACCTGTTAATTGGCGACAGCCACGGCGCGCATTTATGGCGGGCGTTGAGTAATAAAGCCGGTAAAGAGATCAACCTAATGCAAGCGACGGCGGCGGGATGCAAGCCGGTTATGCGTCAATCGGTGCATAATAAATGCAGTGAGTTAATGGATTACGTTTATCAATCATGGTTGCCCGCGCATCGGGTGGATGGCGTGATTATTTCCGCACGTTGGTTACATAACGATTTCGCCGCCTTACATGCTTCGATACAGGCGTTAAAAGGCGTTACACAGAACATTATTGTCATGGGGCCAACCATTGAGTATGCCGAAGCATTACCGGATTTGCTGGCTTACCAGCAGGATGGGCGTAAGGATCTGGTGGCGAAATCGATCAATAAAGAGATTAAGCAGACCGATGTTGCATTGCGCCAGGCGATGAGGCGTGAGCAAGTCGAATACATTTCGGTGTACCAAATTGTTTGCCCGCACGATGTCTGTCATCCACTGGCAAGTAATGGGCAACCCAGCGCTTTCGACTATGGTCACTTTACCTTAAGCGGCGCCAACGATGTGGCGCAAGCCGCTCTGCAACAAATCCATCATGATGGGTTAATGTAG
- the eno gene encoding phosphopyruvate hydratase: MSKIVKVIGREIIDSRGNPTVEAEVHLEGGFVGLAAAPSGASTGSREALELRDGDKSRFMGKGVTKAVAAVNGPIADAVKGKDAKDQANIDKIMIDLDGTENKSKFGANAILAVSLAAAKAAAAAKGMPLYEHIAELNGTPGKFSMPLPMMNIINGGEHADNNVDIQEFMIQPVGAKTLKEAVRIGSEVFHNLAKVLKSKGMNTAVGDEGGYAPNLGSNAEALAVIAEAVKAAGYELGKDVTLAMDCAASEFYKDGKYVLAGEGNKAFTSEEFTHFLEDLTKQYPIVSIEDGLDESDWAGFAYQTKVLGDKIQLVGDDLFVTNTKILKEGIEKGIANSILIKFNQIGSLTETLAAIKMAKDAGYTAVISHRSGETEDATIADLAVGTAAGQIKTGSMSRSDRVAKYNQLIRIEEALGAKAPFNGLKEVKGQ; this comes from the coding sequence ATGTCCAAAATCGTTAAAGTCATCGGTCGCGAAATCATCGACTCCCGCGGAAATCCGACCGTTGAAGCTGAAGTACACCTGGAAGGCGGCTTTGTTGGTTTGGCAGCCGCGCCGTCAGGTGCTTCAACCGGTTCACGCGAAGCGCTGGAACTGCGTGATGGCGACAAATCTCGCTTCATGGGTAAAGGCGTAACTAAAGCGGTTGCTGCGGTTAACGGCCCGATCGCTGACGCGGTAAAAGGTAAAGATGCGAAAGATCAGGCGAACATCGATAAGATCATGATCGACCTGGACGGTACTGAGAACAAATCTAAATTCGGCGCTAACGCTATTCTGGCGGTTTCTCTGGCGGCGGCAAAAGCGGCCGCGGCGGCTAAAGGCATGCCGCTGTATGAGCACATTGCTGAACTGAACGGTACGCCGGGTAAATTCTCTATGCCGTTGCCGATGATGAACATCATCAATGGTGGTGAGCACGCGGATAACAACGTTGATATTCAAGAGTTTATGATTCAGCCAGTTGGCGCAAAAACGCTGAAAGAAGCGGTACGTATCGGTTCTGAAGTGTTCCACAACCTGGCGAAAGTGCTGAAGTCTAAAGGCATGAACACCGCGGTTGGCGACGAAGGCGGCTACGCGCCTAACCTTGGCTCTAACGCTGAAGCGCTGGCGGTTATCGCTGAAGCGGTAAAAGCTGCAGGCTACGAGCTGGGCAAAGACGTTACTCTGGCGATGGACTGTGCGGCCTCTGAGTTCTACAAAGACGGCAAATACGTGCTGGCTGGCGAAGGTAACAAAGCCTTTACCTCTGAAGAGTTCACTCACTTCCTGGAAGATCTGACCAAGCAATATCCGATCGTTTCTATCGAAGATGGTTTGGATGAGTCTGACTGGGCTGGTTTCGCGTATCAGACTAAAGTGCTGGGCGACAAAATCCAGTTGGTGGGCGACGATCTGTTCGTAACCAACACCAAAATCCTGAAAGAAGGGATTGAGAAAGGCATTGCGAACTCCATTCTGATCAAGTTCAACCAGATCGGTTCTCTGACTGAAACGCTGGCTGCCATCAAAATGGCGAAAGATGCAGGTTACACGGCGGTTATTTCTCACCGTTCCGGTGAAACCGAAGACGCTACCATTGCCGATCTGGCTGTGGGTACTGCAGCGGGCCAGATCAAAACCGGTTCTATGAGCCGTTCCGATCGCGTTGCTAAATACAACCAGTTGATTCGTATCGAAGAAGCGCTGGGTGCTAAAGCGCCGTTTAACGGTCTGAAAGAAGTAAAAGGTCAGTAA
- the pyrG gene encoding glutamine hydrolyzing CTP synthase — protein MTTNYIFVTGGVVSSLGKGIAAASLAAILEARGLNVTIMKLDPYINVDPGTMSPTQHGEVFVTDDGAETDLDLGHYERFIRTKMSRRNNFTTGRIYSEVLRKERRGDYLGATIQVIPHITNAIKERIIEGGEGHDVVLVEIGGTVGDIESLPFLEAIRQMAVDVGREHTMYMHLTLVPYMAAAGEVKTKPTQHSVKELLSIGIQPDVLICRSDRAVPANERAKIALFCNVPEKAVISLKDVDSIYKIPGLLKSQGLDDYICKRFSLNVPEANLAEWEQVIYEEANPGGEVTIGMVGKYVELPDAYKSVIEALKHGGLKNRVTVNIKLIDSQDVETRGVEVLKELDAILIPGGFGYRGVEGKVMTAQYARENNIPYLGICLGMQVALMDFARHVAHMPDANSTEFVPDCKYPVVALITEWRDENGNVEQRSEHSDLGGTMRLGSQQCQLADGSLARQLYGAETIVERHRHRYEVNNMLLKQIEAAGLRVAGRSGDDQLVEIIELPNHPWFVACQFHPEFTSTPRDGHPLFAGFVKAANEYQKRQAK, from the coding sequence ATGACAACGAACTATATTTTTGTGACCGGCGGGGTCGTATCCTCTCTGGGTAAAGGCATTGCCGCAGCCTCCCTCGCAGCCATTCTCGAAGCACGTGGTCTAAACGTGACCATTATGAAGCTGGACCCGTATATCAACGTTGATCCGGGCACCATGAGCCCGACGCAACACGGTGAAGTTTTTGTCACTGATGATGGCGCAGAAACCGATCTTGATTTGGGCCACTACGAGCGCTTCATTCGCACCAAAATGTCCCGTCGCAATAACTTCACCACTGGCCGTATCTATTCAGAAGTGCTGCGCAAAGAACGCCGTGGCGACTATCTGGGCGCGACCATTCAGGTGATTCCGCACATTACTAACGCTATCAAAGAGCGCATCATCGAAGGTGGCGAAGGCCACGATGTGGTGTTGGTCGAAATCGGCGGCACGGTGGGTGACATTGAATCACTGCCGTTCCTCGAAGCGATTCGCCAGATGGCGGTCGACGTTGGCCGTGAACACACCATGTATATGCACCTGACGTTGGTGCCCTATATGGCGGCGGCGGGCGAAGTGAAAACTAAACCGACGCAGCACTCAGTGAAAGAGTTACTGTCAATTGGTATTCAGCCTGACGTGCTGATTTGCCGCTCTGACCGTGCGGTTCCGGCTAATGAACGTGCGAAAATCGCCCTGTTCTGTAACGTGCCGGAAAAAGCGGTTATTTCCCTAAAAGATGTTGATTCTATCTATAAAATCCCTGGCCTGTTGAAATCTCAGGGGTTGGACGATTATATTTGTAAACGATTCAGCCTGAATGTGCCGGAAGCGAACCTCGCGGAATGGGAACAGGTCATCTATGAAGAGGCCAATCCGGGCGGTGAAGTCACCATTGGCATGGTGGGCAAGTATGTTGAGCTGCCAGATGCCTATAAATCAGTGATTGAAGCGCTGAAACACGGCGGCCTGAAAAATCGCGTGACGGTGAACATCAAGCTTATCGATTCGCAAGATGTTGAAACGCGCGGCGTTGAAGTGCTGAAAGAGTTAGATGCGATCCTGATCCCGGGTGGTTTTGGTTATCGCGGCGTAGAAGGGAAAGTGATGACCGCGCAATACGCGCGTGAGAACAACATTCCTTATCTCGGCATTTGTCTGGGTATGCAGGTTGCGCTGATGGATTTCGCGCGTCACGTTGCCCATATGCCGGACGCCAATTCGACGGAATTTGTGCCAGACTGTAAGTACCCGGTGGTGGCGTTAATCACCGAATGGCGTGATGAAAATGGCAATGTGGAGCAGCGCAGCGAGCATAGCGACTTGGGCGGCACCATGCGTCTCGGCAGCCAGCAGTGCCAGTTGGCGGATGGTAGCCTGGCGCGCCAACTGTACGGCGCTGAGACCATTGTGGAACGTCATCGCCACCGTTATGAAGTGAACAATATGCTGTTGAAGCAGATTGAAGCCGCCGGTCTGCGGGTAGCAGGCCGCTCCGGTGATGACCAACTGGTGGAGATTATTGAGCTTCCTAACCACCCATGGTTTGTCGCGTGTCAGTTCCATCCGGAATTTACCTCGACGCCGCGTGATGGTCATCCGCTGTTTGCCGGTTTTGTTAAAGCGGCTAATGAGTATCAAAAGCGTCAGGCGAAGTAA
- the mazG gene encoding nucleoside triphosphate pyrophosphohydrolase — translation MTSLDRLLGIMKTLRSPQNGCPWDREQTWHTIAPYTLEETYEVLDAIQREDFTALRDELGDLLFQVVFYAQMGSEEGRFTFDDICRSISDKLERRHPHIFGAVSVADSEEVLRNWEQIKSAERADKAQHSALDDIPLALPALMRAQKIQKRCSNVGFDWTSLGPVVDKVHEEIEEVMFEAQQAVIDEDKLEEEMGDLLFATVNLSRHLGKKAETALQKANVKFERRFRQVEQIIAAQGLTMPEASPEQMEAAWQTVKAGE, via the coding sequence ATGACTTCTCTCGATCGCCTGTTAGGCATCATGAAAACCCTCCGTTCCCCGCAAAACGGCTGCCCGTGGGATCGTGAACAAACCTGGCATACGATTGCGCCTTATACGCTGGAAGAAACCTATGAGGTGTTGGATGCGATTCAACGCGAAGATTTTACCGCGCTGCGCGATGAACTCGGGGATCTGCTCTTTCAGGTGGTGTTCTACGCGCAAATGGGCAGCGAAGAAGGGCGGTTTACTTTCGACGATATTTGTCGTTCGATTAGCGACAAGTTAGAGCGCCGTCACCCCCATATTTTCGGCGCGGTCAGCGTCGCAGACAGTGAGGAAGTTCTGCGCAACTGGGAACAGATTAAGAGCGCGGAGCGAGCGGATAAAGCGCAGCATTCGGCGCTGGATGACATCCCACTGGCGTTACCGGCCTTGATGCGCGCGCAGAAAATCCAAAAGCGTTGTAGCAATGTTGGTTTTGACTGGACTTCTCTCGGGCCGGTGGTGGACAAAGTGCATGAAGAGATCGAAGAGGTCATGTTCGAAGCGCAGCAAGCGGTGATAGATGAAGACAAGCTGGAGGAGGAGATGGGCGATCTGCTGTTTGCGACGGTGAACCTTTCACGTCATCTGGGGAAGAAAGCAGAAACCGCGCTGCAAAAAGCCAATGTTAAATTCGAACGTCGCTTTCGTCAGGTGGAGCAGATCATCGCCGCGCAGGGATTAACCATGCCGGAAGCCTCGCCGGAACAGATGGAAGCGGCCTGGCAGACAGTGAAAGCCGGAGAGTAG
- the relA gene encoding GTP diphosphokinase, translated as MVAVRSAHLNTAGEFALDQWITSLAIANPQSCERLAEAWRYCEAATQNHPEQAQLLWRGIEMVEILSMLSMDNDSLRAALLFPLVNANVVSEETLEEAFGKGIVSLVHGVRDMDAIRQLKATHNDSMASEQVDNVRRMLLAMVEDFRCVVIKLAERIAHLREVKDAPEDERVLAAKECTNIYAPLANRLGIGQLKWELEDFCFRYLHPDEYKRIAKLLHERRIDREQYIDSFVENLRKEMATEGVKAEVYGRPKHIYSIWRKMQKKALAFDELFDVRAVRIVAERLQDCYGALGIVHTLYRHLPNEFDDYVANPKPNGYQSIHTVVLGPQGKTVEIQIRTRQMHEDAELGVAAHWKYKEGPGSSSARGASGHEERIAWLRKLIAWQEEMADSGEMLDEVRSQVFDDRVYVFTPKGDVVDLPAGSTPLDFAYHIHSDIGHRCIGAKIGGRIVPFTYQLQMGDQVDIITQKQPNPSRDWLNPNLGYVTTSRGRSKIHAWFRKQDRDKNIVAGRQILDNELNQLDISSKEAEKLLLPRYNFGTLDELLAAIGGGDIRLNQMVNFLQSQLNKPSAEEEDREALRQLTQKSHASSARSGKESGRVVVEGVGNLMHHIARCCQPIPGDDIVGFITQGRGISIHRADCDQLAELISHAPERIVDAVWGESYSSGYSLVVRVTANDRSGLLRDITTILANEKVNVLGVSSRSDTKKQLATIDMDIEIYNQQVLSRVLARLNQVPDIIDAKRLH; from the coding sequence ATGGTTGCGGTAAGAAGTGCACATTTGAATACGGCTGGCGAGTTTGCGCTCGACCAATGGATCACCAGTTTGGCGATCGCAAACCCGCAGTCATGTGAACGACTGGCCGAGGCCTGGCGCTATTGCGAAGCCGCCACGCAAAACCATCCTGAGCAAGCGCAGTTGTTGTGGCGCGGCATTGAAATGGTGGAAATCCTTTCGATGTTGAGTATGGATAATGACAGCTTGCGCGCCGCGCTGCTGTTCCCGCTGGTCAACGCCAATGTGGTGTCGGAAGAGACGCTGGAAGAAGCGTTTGGCAAAGGAATTGTGTCATTAGTCCACGGTGTGCGCGATATGGACGCCATCCGCCAACTAAAAGCTACCCATAACGACTCAATGGCTTCCGAGCAGGTGGATAATGTCCGCCGGATGTTGTTGGCGATGGTGGAAGATTTCCGCTGCGTGGTGATTAAGCTGGCGGAGCGTATTGCACACCTGCGTGAGGTGAAAGACGCGCCGGAAGACGAACGTGTGTTGGCGGCCAAAGAGTGCACCAATATCTATGCACCGCTGGCCAACCGCCTCGGTATCGGGCAACTGAAGTGGGAACTGGAGGACTTCTGTTTCCGCTATCTGCACCCGGATGAATATAAACGCATCGCGAAATTGCTGCATGAGCGCCGCATCGATCGTGAGCAGTATATTGATAGTTTTGTGGAAAACCTGCGCAAAGAGATGGCCACCGAGGGCGTAAAGGCCGAAGTGTACGGGCGTCCAAAGCATATCTATAGCATCTGGCGCAAAATGCAGAAAAAAGCGTTAGCGTTCGATGAGCTATTTGATGTGCGGGCGGTGCGTATCGTGGCTGAACGCCTACAGGATTGTTATGGCGCGCTGGGTATTGTGCATACGTTGTATCGCCATTTGCCCAACGAGTTTGACGACTATGTCGCCAACCCGAAACCAAACGGCTACCAATCGATTCATACCGTGGTGCTTGGCCCGCAAGGGAAAACGGTAGAAATTCAAATCCGTACCCGGCAAATGCATGAAGATGCCGAGCTTGGCGTGGCGGCGCACTGGAAATACAAAGAAGGGCCGGGCAGCAGTAGCGCGCGCGGCGCTTCTGGTCATGAAGAGCGCATTGCATGGTTACGCAAGCTGATTGCCTGGCAAGAAGAGATGGCGGATTCGGGCGAAATGCTCGATGAAGTGCGTAGCCAGGTCTTTGATGACCGGGTGTATGTGTTTACGCCGAAAGGGGATGTGGTTGATTTGCCGGCAGGTTCAACGCCGCTGGATTTCGCTTACCATATTCACAGCGATATTGGTCACCGCTGCATTGGGGCGAAAATTGGTGGTCGTATAGTACCGTTTACCTATCAATTGCAGATGGGCGACCAGGTTGACATCATTACGCAAAAACAGCCGAACCCAAGCCGCGATTGGTTAAACCCCAATCTCGGTTACGTAACCACCAGCCGGGGGCGTTCGAAAATCCACGCCTGGTTCCGTAAACAGGACCGCGATAAAAACATCGTTGCCGGGCGCCAGATCCTCGATAATGAGCTGAATCAGCTCGATATTAGCAGTAAAGAAGCGGAAAAATTACTGTTGCCGCGTTACAACTTCGGCACCCTGGACGAGTTACTGGCGGCGATTGGCGGCGGCGATATTCGCCTCAACCAGATGGTGAATTTCCTTCAGTCGCAGCTTAATAAGCCGAGCGCGGAAGAGGAAGATCGTGAAGCCTTGCGCCAGTTGACACAAAAATCCCACGCTTCTTCGGCGCGTAGCGGCAAAGAGAGCGGTCGGGTGGTGGTCGAAGGCGTGGGCAATTTGATGCATCACATTGCGCGTTGCTGCCAGCCGATCCCAGGCGACGATATTGTCGGGTTTATCACGCAGGGGCGAGGTATCTCCATTCATCGCGCCGACTGTGATCAACTCGCGGAACTGATCTCGCACGCCCCTGAGCGTATTGTCGATGCGGTATGGGGCGAAAGCTATTCCAGCGGCTATTCGCTGGTGGTGCGGGTTACCGCTAATGATCGTAGCGGTTTACTGCGTGATATCACCACCATTTTGGCCAATGAGAAGGTGAACGTGCTGGGCGTGTCCAGCAGGAGTGACACCAAAAAACAGTTGGCAACCATCGATATGGATATCGAAATTTATAACCAGCAGGTGCTGAGCCGAGTGCTGGCGCGTTTAAATCAGGTGCCGGATATTATCGACGCTAAACGTCTACACTAA